In Dermacentor andersoni chromosome 4, qqDerAnde1_hic_scaffold, whole genome shotgun sequence, the following proteins share a genomic window:
- the LOC140217141 gene encoding solute carrier organic anion transporter family member 4A1-like produces the protein MTSILTKFFESQLGLPSSRIAYLLGLSRLGGSFGAVIGGGLASRWNLDFEGIMRLCLYNSCISWVGVFVFMFSCPQNTYATPDGYVGAR, from the exons ATGACGTCCATCCTCACAAAGTTCTTTGAATCGCAACTAGGGCTGCCTTCCTCCAGAATTGCCTACCTGCTGG GTCTCAGCCGTCTCGGCGGTAGTTTCGGCGCCGTCATTGGCGGTGGCCTGGCCAGCCGCTGGAACCTGGACTTCGAGGGCATCATGCGTCTCTGCCTGTACAATTCGTGCATCTCCTGGGTAGGCGTGTTCGTGTTCATGTTCAGCTGTCCGCAGAACACCTACGCCACGCCGGACGGATACGTCGGTGCACGGTGA